The window AAAACTGTTCATGACTTGATGGTTGACCATGTTTAGATTAATGTTTCAAAAATGTATTAGAAACAGAGACACAAGGTTAAGTCTTTGATGGGTTCTAAAAACcaatgtttcattttttttttcctttttcgttTTAAAATGACAGatactaatttttaaaaaaaaaaattcactaaACACAACAAAGTACAAACTCAAAAGCAGAAACTTTCATACACAAGTACAGCAGAATCAGGATTACACCATCACTGTAAAGGCTTTATGGTATGCTTTATTTATCAATGGCTCTTACTTTACTTATAAACCATTCTCTAAGCTgcagactttgatttctcagaTTCTTCTTGTTGTTGCTTCCATTGTTGTGGGGTCAGAGCCTTCTTGATGGAAAGAGCATGAATCTCTTTCATTTCCTCCACCAAAGCAGCATTCACTAACCGATGTCGTTCAAGCAACCTTTTTCCTTCAAATTGTTCCGAGACAATGTCAATTACAAAGCTCGCCCCGCATCTGGTGGAGACAAATCGTTTTACATTTCAGGAAATTGAAATAGAAATGTATCGTAAAAACTTCAACCATGCTTGGTTTAAAACTTACCCTCCAGATGTATCAGTTACCTCCTGAAATAAACAAGGAAATAATTAGTGATTCAAG is drawn from Cucumis melo cultivar AY chromosome 11, USDA_Cmelo_AY_1.0, whole genome shotgun sequence and contains these coding sequences:
- the LOC103499653 gene encoding protein BOLA2; the encoded protein is MGVTKEQLESTLTSNLNPQHLEVTDTSGGCGASFVIDIVSEQFEGKRLLERHRLVNAALVEEMKEIHALSIKKALTPQQWKQQQEESEKSKSAA